One Sodalinema gerasimenkoae IPPAS B-353 DNA segment encodes these proteins:
- a CDS encoding restriction endonuclease, producing MTIPDFQAVMLPLLKFAGDQKPHSTQEAIDFLANHFDLSYQERNQLLPSGKQAIFDNRFGWAKTYLKKAGLLEYPKRSQLQITARGKEVLNSNITQIDSAFLEQYSCFREFKYKTPKAISSSSNKPKLDIEVVNQTPEELLDYAYQEIRLNLAKEILEKVKSCSPIFFERLVVELLVKMGYGGSIREAGQAIGKTNDEGIDGIIKEDRLGLDAIYIQAKRWTDTVGRPEIQKFVGALAGQGAKKGIFITTSRFSEQAKSYSPKSDIKVVLVDGEELAEYMIDFDLGVSSISEYKTKKIDMDYFESN from the coding sequence ATGACAATTCCTGATTTTCAAGCTGTCATGCTTCCACTCTTGAAGTTTGCAGGAGATCAAAAACCGCATTCAACTCAGGAAGCGATAGATTTTTTAGCCAACCACTTTGATCTCAGCTATCAGGAGCGAAACCAGCTATTACCTAGTGGTAAGCAAGCTATTTTTGATAATCGATTTGGCTGGGCTAAGACATATCTCAAAAAAGCTGGATTACTTGAATACCCTAAGCGATCGCAATTGCAAATTACAGCTAGAGGCAAGGAAGTTTTAAATAGCAATATCACCCAGATTGATTCTGCATTCTTAGAGCAATATTCTTGTTTTAGGGAGTTTAAATATAAAACACCCAAGGCAATATCGTCATCGTCCAATAAGCCTAAATTGGATATTGAAGTTGTAAATCAAACGCCAGAAGAGTTGCTGGATTATGCTTATCAAGAAATACGTCTTAATTTAGCCAAAGAAATATTGGAAAAGGTAAAATCTTGCTCACCTATTTTTTTTGAAAGGCTTGTTGTTGAACTGCTGGTTAAAATGGGATATGGTGGTTCAATTCGAGAAGCTGGACAGGCAATTGGTAAAACCAATGATGAAGGAATTGATGGCATAATCAAAGAAGATAGACTTGGTTTAGATGCAATTTACATCCAAGCAAAACGCTGGACTGACACGGTCGGGAGACCTGAAATTCAAAAATTTGTAGGAGCTTTGGCAGGTCAAGGTGCGAAGAAGGGTATCTTTATTACAACTTCTAGGTTTTCCGAGCAAGCAAAGTCTTACTCTCCTAAAAGTGATATTAAAGTTGTTTTAGTGGATGGAGAAGAGTTAGCAGAATATATGATTGATTTTGACTTGGGTGTTTCTTCTATATCTGAATATAAAACAAAGAAAATTGACATGGATTACTTTGAATCTAATTAA
- a CDS encoding GNAT family N-acetyltransferase produces the protein MKRLKDKNNEIKVVLARTDSKYLEDVRKLADANIKTLSFQPYSFFKKYARDPGILVATVGKKFCGYLIWSINSKKSHARVWQLCIAPEYRGNGIARALNSEMIDRTKDKVRSVYLECKANYGIDNMWRKLGYVPIHEKDAKTPGDVLKRWSIRYNSIPSIFDPDIFMKDYKTKSAIDAATLYQLNQERKIRQAESLSIDWIRYNLGVCVTDEIFNEIDKNYEGNDRQILRGIVGDNFANPECDLQNFNKTLKKLQEFLTISNLDLDDVCIRHIARCAATDIPYFITSQDKLISLQDEFYINFGVRLVSLQDMINLQEETTNQLNYQPYRLTNSSIKRGDLSSWDLNQLVTSGQKISSPQNKNNLLMELRSYVKNKDTFKSIVLSIDDLPSILVVYDLSKLDDKIIEIPIFRILKDVRISDTLANYIIHEILKETIDNNSDFLIVTDENLEKSEEKILRNQYFIKKNTFSQWIKCCRRGVFSSQNIIDFLSNFSKVEEYHEVSGMITSTLKSEDNLIDSIPTIDIERLLWPLKIENSTIDNFIVPIKPEAAKELFDDRLAQENLFGVNKSSLFFSLESVYYRTPYANGGLTRSPSRILWYVSQSKDGGYSNLSSIRACSQVDDVIVDEPEHLHKKFQHLGFYNLPQIKKCASPKGKVMAIKFSHTELFDTTVPLKLVKKYLNSKTPIQAPIKISNDKFIRLYRLGFQS, from the coding sequence ATGAAGCGACTCAAAGATAAAAACAATGAAATTAAAGTCGTGCTTGCCCGGACAGATTCCAAATACCTAGAAGATGTACGCAAGCTCGCTGATGCCAATATAAAAACCTTGAGTTTTCAACCTTATTCTTTCTTTAAAAAGTATGCTCGGGATCCTGGTATTCTAGTCGCAACTGTAGGTAAAAAATTTTGTGGTTATCTGATTTGGAGTATCAACTCTAAAAAGTCTCATGCACGAGTTTGGCAGCTTTGTATTGCTCCAGAGTATAGAGGAAACGGTATAGCTCGAGCTTTGAACTCAGAAATGATTGACAGGACTAAAGACAAAGTTAGATCGGTTTATTTAGAGTGTAAAGCAAACTATGGCATTGATAATATGTGGCGTAAGCTAGGGTACGTACCAATTCATGAAAAAGACGCAAAAACTCCTGGAGATGTTTTAAAACGTTGGTCTATTCGTTACAATAGTATACCATCTATTTTTGATCCAGATATTTTCATGAAAGATTATAAAACAAAATCTGCAATTGATGCAGCGACTTTATACCAACTAAATCAAGAGAGAAAGATTAGACAAGCAGAGTCTTTGTCAATAGACTGGATCCGCTATAACTTAGGAGTTTGTGTGACTGATGAAATTTTTAACGAAATTGATAAGAACTATGAAGGTAATGACAGACAAATCCTAAGGGGTATAGTTGGGGATAATTTCGCAAACCCAGAATGTGATTTACAGAACTTCAATAAAACCTTGAAGAAATTGCAAGAGTTTTTAACAATATCTAATCTAGATTTAGATGATGTTTGTATAAGACACATAGCAAGATGTGCCGCCACTGATATTCCTTATTTTATAACATCTCAAGACAAACTAATTTCTCTTCAAGACGAGTTTTATATAAATTTTGGTGTTCGATTGGTTTCACTTCAAGACATGATAAATTTACAGGAAGAAACAACGAATCAACTAAACTATCAGCCGTACCGATTAACAAATTCTAGTATTAAAAGAGGTGACCTAAGTTCTTGGGATTTAAATCAATTAGTTACCAGCGGGCAAAAAATATCGTCACCCCAAAATAAAAACAATCTTTTAATGGAGTTGCGTTCGTATGTAAAAAACAAAGATACCTTCAAATCTATTGTTTTATCAATAGATGATCTACCCAGTATTTTGGTTGTGTATGACTTGTCAAAACTAGATGATAAAATTATTGAAATTCCAATATTTAGGATTTTGAAAGATGTAAGAATTTCTGATACCCTTGCAAATTACATAATTCATGAAATTCTTAAAGAAACAATAGATAATAATTCTGATTTTTTAATTGTAACAGATGAAAATCTAGAAAAATCCGAAGAGAAAATCTTGAGGAATCAGTATTTTATCAAGAAAAATACTTTTTCTCAATGGATAAAGTGTTGTCGTCGAGGAGTTTTTAGTTCTCAAAATATTATTGATTTTTTGAGTAATTTCTCTAAAGTAGAAGAATATCATGAAGTTAGTGGAATGATAACATCAACTTTGAAGTCCGAGGATAATTTGATAGATTCAATACCAACAATAGATATCGAGCGTTTGTTATGGCCTCTTAAAATCGAAAACTCTACGATAGATAATTTTATTGTTCCTATTAAACCAGAAGCAGCCAAGGAACTGTTTGATGACAGATTGGCGCAAGAAAATTTATTTGGTGTGAATAAGTCCAGTTTGTTTTTTAGTCTAGAATCAGTTTACTATCGAACTCCTTATGCAAATGGCGGATTAACTCGGTCTCCCTCACGAATACTATGGTACGTGAGTCAGTCAAAAGATGGAGGCTATTCAAACTTAAGTTCGATTAGAGCCTGTTCTCAAGTTGACGATGTGATCGTAGATGAACCTGAACATCTTCATAAAAAATTTCAGCATTTAGGGTTTTATAATTTACCTCAAATTAAAAAATGTGCCAGCCCAAAAGGGAAAGTAATGGCTATTAAATTTAGTCATACTGAGTTATTTGATACAACTGTTCCTCTAAAACTTGTCAAGAAATATCTTAATAGTAAGACACCTATACAAGCTCCAATAAAAATATCCAATGATAAATTTATACGGCTTTATCGTTTAGGTTTTCAATCATGA
- a CDS encoding ASCH domain-containing protein, which yields MKMQITMQNKTQTRVLLISIKPCYIEKILDGNKTIELRKTKPKLKPNDFILVYASSPKQSIVGWLKVNNIIYDTPRKLWGQVKKQAGVTKKEFDSYYKNSKLAVAICFDLKYTTDLSLNTVRQTWENFNPPQSFHYLKSEEVCLAESITGYSVFEKTENLSPECE from the coding sequence ATGAAAATGCAAATAACCATGCAAAACAAAACTCAAACTAGAGTCTTACTAATCTCAATCAAACCTTGCTATATTGAAAAAATTTTAGACGGGAATAAAACTATAGAGCTTAGGAAAACAAAGCCCAAGTTAAAACCTAATGATTTTATATTGGTTTATGCTTCTTCACCTAAACAGTCTATTGTTGGATGGTTAAAAGTTAATAATATAATTTATGACACTCCCCGAAAGCTGTGGGGTCAAGTTAAAAAACAGGCAGGAGTTACAAAAAAAGAGTTTGACTCATACTATAAAAACTCAAAATTAGCTGTTGCCATCTGTTTTGATCTAAAATATACGACTGACTTATCTTTAAATACTGTTCGTCAAACATGGGAAAATTTTAATCCACCTCAAAGTTTTCACTATCTCAAGTCAGAAGAAGTTTGTCTTGCTGAAAGCATTACAGGTTACTCTGTTTTTGAAAAAACAGAAAATTTATCTCCAGAGTGTGAATAA
- a CDS encoding type II toxin-antitoxin system VapC family toxin gives MIIVDTGFWVALANKNDNYHEAAKQTFSQYNEPLITTWCVVTETCYFLQARRGVQASITFINAMSQGLFQVFEIKPDHIARLKDLMTKYRDVPMDLADASLVLLAEEYKTGRILSLDIKDFSIYQWNNKNYFENLFRS, from the coding sequence ATGATTATTGTTGATACCGGCTTTTGGGTTGCCTTAGCCAATAAAAATGATAACTACCATGAAGCGGCTAAACAAACATTTAGTCAATATAACGAACCTCTGATTACGACATGGTGCGTCGTCACCGAAACTTGCTACTTTCTACAAGCTCGTCGGGGAGTTCAAGCTTCGATTACGTTTATCAATGCCATGTCTCAGGGATTATTTCAAGTTTTTGAAATTAAGCCTGACCATATCGCCAGACTCAAAGATTTGATGACTAAATATCGTGATGTTCCGATGGATTTAGCAGACGCATCTCTCGTTTTGTTAGCAGAAGAGTACAAAACTGGACGAATTTTATCATTGGATATTAAAGATTTTAGTATTTATCAGTGGAATAACAAAAACTATTTTGAGAATCTTTTCAGGTCTTAA
- a CDS encoding PIN domain-containing protein, which translates to MSNVIMDASAILAFLNQESGSEQITDLIENATISTINLSEVIARLAEIGISETEILQILSDLNLKIVPFDEPQAQIAGMLRPMTKPLGLSLGDRTCLALGLVLNQPVITADRQGSQLNLNLEIRVIR; encoded by the coding sequence ATGAGTAATGTCATCATGGATGCCTCTGCCATATTAGCATTTCTCAATCAAGAAAGCGGGAGTGAACAAATAACAGACTTGATTGAAAATGCAACGATTAGCACCATTAATTTATCGGAAGTTATTGCTAGATTGGCAGAAATTGGCATCTCAGAAACCGAGATTTTGCAAATTTTGTCCGACTTGAACTTAAAAATTGTTCCCTTTGATGAACCGCAAGCTCAAATTGCGGGTATGCTACGACCCATGACTAAACCTCTAGGCTTATCCCTTGGCGATCGCACTTGTTTAGCACTGGGTCTTGTTCTCAATCAACCCGTGATCACCGCAGACCGCCAAGGGAGTCAGTTAAATCTTAACCTCGAAATTCGAGTGATTCGGTAA
- a CDS encoding type II toxin-antitoxin system VapC family toxin — MVTEAKRIYLDTNVLAYVANTKAPQHQAALELFRPTEREILCVSSQVLAEFYSYITNPAILASPLQPTEAIIRINRICQMPHICLLSTPVDLFERWSDLLSERPVTNGGVFDLLHIGIMLAHDVTSIYTFNIKDFSWCSQIEPIAPRVNASKMV, encoded by the coding sequence ATGGTAACAGAAGCTAAACGAATTTATCTGGATACGAACGTCCTCGCTTATGTTGCTAATACCAAAGCTCCTCAACATCAAGCCGCTTTAGAACTATTTAGACCGACTGAACGGGAGATTTTGTGTGTCTCATCGCAGGTTTTAGCGGAATTTTACTCCTATATTACTAATCCGGCTATTTTAGCCAGCCCTTTACAGCCAACGGAAGCAATTATCCGCATTAACCGAATTTGTCAGATGCCCCATATCTGCTTACTGTCAACTCCGGTAGATCTGTTTGAACGTTGGAGCGATTTATTGTCAGAAAGACCTGTAACCAATGGAGGTGTTTTTGATTTACTGCACATTGGAATTATGTTAGCCCATGATGTTACCAGCATCTACACGTTTAACATCAAAGACTTTTCTTGGTGTTCTCAAATTGAGCCGATCGCTCCCAGGGTAAACGCATCAAAAATGGTATAA
- a CDS encoding DUF2442 domain-containing protein, whose translation MTTPVVNVDERVKDVSFDEDSITVFLMDGRAISVSLVWYPRLYHATPEQQEAWEICGGGYGLHWEDIDEDLSTEGMLRGAPAPAT comes from the coding sequence ATGACGACTCCAGTAGTTAACGTTGACGAGCGCGTGAAAGATGTCTCATTTGATGAAGATTCAATAACGGTCTTTTTGATGGACGGCCGTGCGATTTCAGTTTCTTTAGTTTGGTATCCGAGGTTATACCATGCAACGCCAGAACAGCAAGAGGCTTGGGAAATTTGCGGCGGTGGATATGGCTTACATTGGGAAGACATTGATGAAGACTTGAGTACGGAAGGGATGTTGCGGGGCGCTCCTGCACCAGCAACGTAA
- the acnB gene encoding bifunctional aconitate hydratase 2/2-methylisocitrate dehydratase, giving the protein MLDAYRQHAAEREALGIPPLPLTAEQTSELCELLKNPPEGEEGFLMLLLRDRIPPGVDEAAYVKAGFLTAIAKGEIDCPLISHQGAISLLGTMVGGYNVQSLVELLKSRDSNLAAAAATALSTTLLVFDAFNDVLALSDVNPYAKQVVDAWSNGAWFLDKPKVPEAITVTVFKVPGETNTDDLSPAPHATTRPDIPLHALSMLESLMPEGIETIAKLKENGHPVAYVGDVVGTGSSRKSAINSLLWHIGHDIPHVPNKRSGGFILGGSIAPIFFNTAEDSGGFPIECDVTQMETGDIITIHPYKGEITKNGELLTTFTVKPNTILDEVRAGGRIPLLIGRSLTDKTREALGLDITDLFSRPEIPEVSDKGFTLAQKMVGQACGLPGVRPGTSCEPVMTTVGSQDTTGPMTRDELKELACLGFSADLTLQTFCHTAAYPKPVDINTHRDLPDFFSTRGGVSLRPGDGIIHSWLNRMLLPDTVGTGGDSHTRFPLGISFPAGSGLVAFAAALGVMPLDMPESVLVRFTGELQPGVTLRDVVNAIPWVAIQEGKLTVGKENKKNLFAGRIMEMEGLPDLKVEQAFELTDATAERSCSGCTIKLGTETISEYLRSNVVLLKNMVARGYQDARTLMRRAAKMEGWLANPELMSADEDAEYADTLEVNLSEITEPIVAAPNDPDNVKLMSECSNDKIDEVFIGSCMTNIGHYRAAAKVLEGAGPVKVRLWICPPTRMDEKQLREEGVYGVFAAAGARTEMPGCSLCMGNQARVEDEATVFSTSTRNFNNRMGKGARVYLGSAELAAVCALLGRIPTKEEYLEIMKDKIDPFAGELYRYLNFNELVGFEDEGRVIPIEDMPKIEDILGMPAGAK; this is encoded by the coding sequence ATGCTAGACGCATATCGCCAACACGCCGCCGAACGGGAAGCCCTGGGCATTCCCCCCCTTCCCCTAACCGCCGAACAAACCTCAGAACTCTGTGAACTCCTGAAAAATCCTCCCGAGGGCGAAGAAGGGTTCCTGATGCTGTTGCTGCGCGATCGCATTCCCCCCGGTGTTGACGAAGCCGCCTACGTCAAAGCCGGATTCCTCACCGCCATCGCCAAAGGAGAAATCGACTGTCCCCTCATCTCCCACCAGGGCGCCATCTCCCTGCTCGGAACCATGGTGGGCGGCTACAACGTCCAATCCCTCGTCGAACTACTCAAATCCCGCGACAGCAACCTAGCTGCCGCCGCAGCAACGGCTCTCAGTACCACCCTGCTAGTGTTCGACGCCTTCAACGACGTTCTCGCCCTCTCGGACGTTAACCCCTACGCCAAACAAGTCGTCGACGCGTGGTCTAATGGTGCCTGGTTCCTCGACAAACCCAAAGTCCCCGAAGCCATCACCGTCACCGTCTTCAAAGTTCCCGGCGAAACCAATACCGACGACCTCTCCCCCGCACCCCACGCCACCACCCGCCCCGACATTCCCCTCCACGCCCTTTCCATGCTGGAGTCCCTAATGCCCGAGGGGATTGAAACCATCGCCAAACTCAAAGAAAACGGCCATCCCGTGGCTTACGTTGGCGATGTCGTCGGAACCGGTTCCTCCCGTAAATCCGCCATCAACTCCCTGTTATGGCATATCGGTCATGACATCCCCCATGTCCCCAACAAACGTTCCGGCGGCTTCATCCTCGGTGGCAGTATCGCCCCGATTTTCTTCAACACCGCCGAAGACTCCGGTGGCTTCCCCATCGAGTGCGACGTCACCCAAATGGAAACCGGAGACATCATCACCATCCATCCCTACAAAGGAGAAATCACCAAAAATGGCGAACTCCTAACCACCTTCACCGTCAAACCGAACACCATCCTGGACGAAGTGCGGGCTGGCGGACGAATTCCCCTCCTAATTGGTCGCAGTCTCACCGACAAAACCCGCGAAGCCTTGGGCCTCGACATCACCGACCTGTTTTCCCGTCCTGAAATCCCCGAAGTCAGCGATAAAGGCTTCACCCTGGCCCAAAAAATGGTGGGACAAGCCTGTGGACTCCCCGGCGTGCGTCCCGGAACCTCCTGCGAACCAGTCATGACCACCGTTGGCTCCCAAGACACCACCGGCCCCATGACGCGGGACGAACTCAAGGAACTCGCCTGTCTCGGCTTCTCTGCCGACCTCACCCTACAAACCTTCTGCCACACCGCCGCCTATCCCAAGCCGGTGGACATCAACACCCACCGGGACCTGCCTGACTTCTTCTCCACCCGGGGCGGCGTCTCCCTCCGTCCAGGCGATGGCATCATCCATTCCTGGCTCAACCGGATGCTACTTCCCGACACCGTCGGCACCGGCGGCGACTCCCACACCCGTTTTCCCTTGGGGATTTCCTTCCCCGCCGGGTCTGGCTTAGTGGCCTTCGCCGCTGCCCTGGGGGTGATGCCCTTGGATATGCCAGAATCCGTGTTAGTGCGCTTCACTGGGGAGTTACAGCCCGGTGTCACCCTTCGGGATGTGGTCAACGCCATTCCCTGGGTTGCCATTCAAGAGGGCAAACTCACCGTCGGTAAAGAGAACAAGAAAAACCTCTTCGCCGGGCGGATTATGGAAATGGAAGGATTGCCTGATTTGAAAGTCGAGCAAGCCTTTGAGTTGACCGATGCAACGGCGGAGCGGTCTTGTTCGGGTTGCACCATTAAGTTAGGGACTGAGACCATTTCCGAGTATCTGCGATCAAACGTGGTGCTGTTGAAAAACATGGTGGCTCGCGGCTATCAGGATGCGCGCACTCTGATGCGTCGTGCGGCCAAGATGGAGGGGTGGTTAGCTAATCCTGAGTTAATGTCGGCGGATGAAGATGCCGAGTATGCGGACACCCTAGAGGTGAACCTCAGCGAGATTACCGAACCCATTGTCGCCGCGCCCAATGACCCGGACAATGTCAAGTTGATGTCTGAATGTAGCAATGACAAAATTGATGAGGTCTTCATCGGCTCTTGTATGACCAACATTGGCCATTACCGGGCAGCGGCGAAGGTGTTAGAAGGGGCTGGCCCGGTGAAAGTCCGACTCTGGATTTGTCCTCCCACGCGCATGGATGAGAAGCAATTACGCGAGGAAGGGGTCTATGGTGTCTTTGCGGCGGCGGGTGCGCGCACGGAGATGCCGGGATGTTCTCTCTGTATGGGCAACCAGGCCCGAGTCGAGGATGAGGCCACGGTCTTCTCCACCTCGACTCGTAATTTCAACAACCGTATGGGTAAAGGGGCGCGAGTCTATCTGGGTTCGGCGGAGTTAGCGGCGGTTTGTGCGCTACTCGGCCGCATTCCCACGAAGGAGGAATATCTGGAGATTATGAAGGACAAAATCGACCCGTTTGCGGGTGAGTTGTACCGCTATCTCAACTTCAATGAACTGGTTGGCTTTGAGGATGAGGGGCGCGTGATTCCCATCGAGGATATGCCGAAGATTGAGGATATCTTAGGAATGCCGGCTGGGGCGAAGTAA
- a CDS encoding nodulation protein NodZ → MTQYIVVKGTSGIGNRVFAVATGILYAQLSGRQLVVDWRDGSYSNTGTNLFLRYFDCPIAESVEVLPETDSIYPAIWKNQLHRSMGSLRDELGLTGYSDMSFDVSQLDSQEDILVLSAYTHKINLMRPLLAQETSRLATMTIREILKSILKDNLFVKEDIKSQVDEFKRENFENYMVGVHIRYSDMKVPLTEIEFAVRSITRLTRFQHGNFKIFLATDSQEVLHSFKDKFPNVISTDKWFSQSGKRLHQNPEECQNLVQNGIEALVDLYLLAACDNLIFASRSSFGFLSSLLMTQPNARYYDIDEEHSLVRRIKHKLINTAKNLNINP, encoded by the coding sequence ATGACTCAGTATATTGTCGTTAAAGGAACTTCGGGCATTGGAAATCGGGTTTTTGCGGTTGCAACGGGAATTTTGTATGCTCAGTTAAGTGGGCGACAGTTGGTGGTGGATTGGCGAGATGGGAGTTATTCAAATACGGGGACTAATTTGTTTCTCCGCTATTTTGATTGTCCAATAGCGGAATCAGTTGAGGTTTTGCCAGAGACAGATTCAATCTATCCGGCTATTTGGAAAAATCAACTTCATCGCTCTATGGGATCGTTGCGAGATGAGTTAGGATTAACGGGATATTCGGATATGTCGTTTGATGTCTCTCAACTTGATTCTCAGGAAGATATTTTGGTGTTATCGGCTTACACTCATAAGATAAATTTGATGCGTCCTTTGTTGGCCCAGGAAACGAGTAGGTTGGCCACTATGACGATTCGGGAGATATTAAAATCTATCTTGAAAGACAATTTATTTGTAAAAGAAGATATTAAGTCACAGGTGGATGAGTTCAAGAGGGAAAACTTTGAAAATTATATGGTCGGGGTTCATATTCGCTATTCAGACATGAAGGTTCCGTTGACTGAGATTGAATTTGCAGTGCGCTCAATCACTCGGTTAACTCGCTTTCAGCATGGTAATTTTAAGATTTTCTTGGCAACGGACTCTCAGGAGGTTTTACATTCATTTAAGGATAAGTTTCCCAATGTAATTTCAACGGATAAGTGGTTCTCACAGTCAGGAAAACGATTACATCAAAATCCTGAAGAATGTCAGAACTTAGTGCAAAATGGAATTGAGGCTCTTGTGGATTTATATTTACTGGCTGCTTGTGATAACCTCATTTTTGCGTCCCGCTCATCTTTTGGTTTTTTGTCAAGTCTCCTTATGACGCAGCCCAATGCACGTTATTATGACATTGATGAGGAGCACTCGCTAGTGAGGCGTATTAAACATAAGTTGATTAATACAGCCAAAAATCTTAACATTAACCCTTAA
- a CDS encoding DUF1361 domain-containing protein, which yields MYHDILQILDRNSAWMQWNLFLALIPLLLSFYLFNPTASSTLRWGTGFLTGMLGIFSFSSIASISLALLRQGSILYLLFAVLLVSGIAGMDALCFPGRSRSTLWWFGGIVFILFLPNAPYLLTDIIHLIEDIRQTRSIWVLTLFAIPLYIVVLSLGFAAYTVSLVNLSSYLKVQKLPRWIVPTEWTIHILSAIGICLGRFERFNSWDLFTHPRLVIRQLLTYFTNPYDWLIIGVSFVVLMGLYSLAKFLMNSVAIAHNIKVTQ from the coding sequence ATGTATCACGATATTCTCCAAATCCTCGATCGCAATTCAGCCTGGATGCAATGGAATCTCTTTTTAGCCTTGATTCCGCTGCTGCTGAGTTTCTATCTATTCAATCCCACTGCTTCCTCTACCTTGCGTTGGGGAACCGGGTTTTTGACAGGAATGTTGGGGATTTTCTCGTTCTCCTCCATCGCCTCAATCAGTCTGGCATTGCTGCGACAGGGTTCAATTCTCTATCTCCTATTTGCGGTTTTGCTAGTTTCAGGAATTGCGGGGATGGATGCGTTGTGTTTTCCGGGGCGATCGCGTTCAACGTTATGGTGGTTTGGCGGTATTGTTTTCATCCTCTTTCTCCCCAACGCCCCCTATTTACTCACCGATATTATTCATTTGATTGAAGATATCCGACAAACTCGCTCCATTTGGGTGTTAACTCTATTTGCGATTCCTCTGTATATCGTTGTTTTAAGTTTAGGATTTGCCGCCTACACAGTCTCGTTAGTTAATCTATCGAGTTATTTAAAAGTTCAGAAATTACCTCGTTGGATTGTGCCCACCGAATGGACAATTCATATTCTGAGTGCGATCGGCATTTGTTTAGGACGATTTGAACGCTTTAACAGTTGGGATTTATTTACCCATCCTAGATTGGTAATTCGCCAATTGCTAACCTATTTTACCAATCCTTATGATTGGCTCATTATTGGCGTTAGCTTTGTGGTTTTGATGGGTCTGTATTCACTAGCGAAATTCCTCATGAACTCCGTGGCGATCGCCCATAACATCAAAGTTACCCAATAA